The Halorubrum sp. BV1 genome contains the following window.
TGAGCCGCGGCTCGATCGGCGTGCCGGCCGCCGGCATGGCGGCGCTTCCGGAGGCGCTCGCCGCCCGGGCGCGGTCGGCGGGCGTCGAGATACGGACCGGCGCGGCCGTCGAGTCGGTGCGGACGGAAGAGGGCGGGCGACTCCCGTTTCGGAGCGGATCGTCCGACGCCGGACGCGCCGTCGTCGAACTCGAAGACGGCTCGACGCGCGAGAGCGACGTGGTCGTCGTGGCCGCGTCGCCGCCGGAGGCCCGGAAGCTCACCAGCGTCGACGCGATCCCCACGGAGGGCGTCCCGAATGTCACCGGCTGGTACGCGCTGCCGGCGGACGCGGCCCCAGAGTCCGGATCTCGGATCCTGCTCAACGCCGCCGGCGAATCGCCGAACGCGGTCGTGCCGATGTCGACGGTTGCACCGGAGTACGCGCCCGACGATCGGGCGCTTCTCGCGGCGACGTTCCTCGGCGACGGCCCGCTCCGCCGCCCCGCGGACGCGCTCCGCGACGACGTCCGCGACGCGCTTCACGCGTGGTTTCCGGGTGAGGACTTCTCGGCGCTGGAGACCGTCGACGTCCACCGGATCCGGTTCGCGCAGTTCGCGCAGCCGCCGGGCGTCCACGCGACGCTCCCGGGCGCAGACGACCCCGAGGGACCGGTCGTGATCGCCGGCGACTACACGGAGTGGTCGTCGATTCAGGGAGCGATGGAGAGCGGGCGGACGGCGGCGGAGGCGGCGCGGGCGTATCTGTAGGACACCGGCTAGCGCTTGCTACCCGTGTTCCCGCCTCCCGCTACTCCCGCAGGAACGCGTCTTCGCCGTGTTCATCGACGGCGGCGAGCAGTTCGTCGCGCTGGCGGCGGAGTTCCGGCGGGAGTTCGGCGTAGGCGTGATCGAACATGTCCGCGGGGTCGGCCTCGATCGACTCCGCGGCGTCGATGGCGTCGGCGACGATCTCGTCCGCCTCCTCGTGGATCGCCGCGACGCCCTCGTCGTCGATCCGGCCCGTCTCGCGGAGGAACGTCTCCATCCGATCGATCGGGTCGAGCGCGCGCCACGGCTCGACCTCGTCTTCGTCGCGGTAGACGGTCGGGTCGTCGGCGGTCGTGTGCGCGCCGAACCGGTACTCGACGAACTCGATGAGCGCGGGACGAGGGGGGGCGTCGTCGGACGCAGTGGCGTCCGAACCGTCGCCGCCCGCCCGCGCTCGCTTCGCCGCCTCACGCGTGACCGCGTAGCTCGCCAGCGGGTCCATCCCGTCGACGCGGACGCCGTCGAAGCCGTACGCGTCCGCCTTCTGTGCGAACGTCTCGCTCGCGGTCTGGTCCGCCTCGGGGATCGAGATGGCCCAGCCGTTGGCGTGACAGCAGAACAGCGTGGGGGTGTCGAACACGCCGGCGAAGTTCATCGCCTCGTGGAAGTCGCCCTCGCTCGTCGCGCCGCCTCCGAAGTGACAGGCGACGAGCCGGTCCTCGTCGCGGTAGTCGAACGCCCACGACGCGCCGACCGCGTGCGGAATGTGCGCCGCGATGCCGATGTTCAGCGGGAAGACGTTGCCCGCGGCGATGGCCTCCGTTCCGACCTCGTGGCCCATCCAGTAGGGGAGGTACTCGGTGAGCAGGTCGCGCACGACGATCGCGCCGTGCTCGCGGTACTGGTAGCTGATGAGATCGCGGTCCGCGAGCGCGTGCGTCGAGCCGACGGCGGACCCCTCCTGTCCCGCACAGGGCGCGTACGTCCCGATTCGCCCCTGCCGCTGGAGGCTGACTGCACGCTCGTCGAACCGCCGAGTGACGACCAGATCGCGGTAGATCGCGCGGAACCGGTCGTCAGTGAGGTCGGGAACGGTCGCGTCCGGGAGCGGACGTCCGTCCGCGTCGAGCACCCGAACCACATCCTCGTCGGCGAGCGGGTCGGTCCCGTGTTCGTCCATGCCGGATCGGTGTGCGCCGAGGTCAAAGGAGTTAGCGGTCGAACGGACACGGGGGACCGGTCGAACGGACCGCGTCGTCGACAGTCGGACAGACGAGCGTTTTTGCAGGATTTATACCGACCGCGCACCCTCTCCCGGTATGATATTGTCGGACGCGGACATCCTCTCCCGACTCGCGGACGGGGACCTCGCGATCGAACCCCTCGACGACATCGACCAGCAGGTCCAGCCGGCCAGCGTCGACCTCCGGCTCGGCGAGCGATTCTTAGAGTTCCAGCGGACCAACATCCCGTGTATCCACCCGACGGAGGCCGACGAGGTCGGCGAGTACGTCACGGAGACCACCGTCGATCAGGGCGACGAGTTCATCCTCCACCCCGGCGACTTCGTCCTCGGCACGACCGCAGAGCGCGTCGCGATCCCGGACGACCTCGTCGCGCACGTCGAGGGGCGCTCGTCGCTCGGCCGACTCGCGATCGTCGTGCACGCGACCGCCGGGCTCTGTGACCCCGGATACGAGGGACAGATCACCCTCGAACTCTCGAATCTCGGGACCGCCCCCGTCGCGCTCTCGCCGGGGATGCGCGTCTCACAGCTCACGTTCACGGAACTCAAGTCGCCCGCAGACAGACCGTACGGAGCGGAGCGGGGCTCGAAATACCAGAATCAGGACGGCCCGCAAGCCTCGCGGATCGGCGATGATCCGGAGTTTTCGGGCGACGGTCCGGAGGGCGACGCTCGATGAGGTTCATAGAGGAGGTCGTCGTCGACGAGTTCCTTCCGACCGTGCGCTCGATGCTCGCCGAGGACCTCCGCGAGCGGGGGTTCACGCAGCTGGAAGTCGCTGACGCGCTCGGGATCTCGCAGTCTGCGGTCTCGAAGTACGCCCACGGCGAGGTCGCCAGACACGAGCGCGTCGTCGCCGACGACCGCGTCCGCGACCTCGTCGACCGCGTCGGCGAGGGGCTCGCCGCCGGCGACCTCACGCCCGTCGGCGCGCTCGTCGAGATCGAAGTGCTGATCCGCCGACTGGAGGAGGGCGACCTCCTCGCCGACCTCCACGAGGAGGCGATGCCGGCGCTGTCGGACGCCGACGTCGAGTTCTCGGTCCACGACCCGGACAGCGGACTCCGCGAGCGCGAGCGCGTCCTCGGGTCGGTCCGGCGCGGGCTCCGCACCCTGACGAACGCGTCGGGATTCGCGGGTCTGATCCCGAACGTCGGCGCGAACGTCGTGGAGTGTCTCGACGATGCGACGACCGTCGACGACGTCGCCGCCGTCCCCGGTCGGCTCGTCGACGTGAAGGGACAGGCGATGGTCCCGGGCGAGCCGGAGTTCGGCGTGAGCGAGCACGTCGCGAGCGTCCTACTCGCCGCCCGCGAGGCCGGCTCGACCGCCCGCGGCGCGGTGAACCTCCGGTACGATCCAGAGACCGTCGAGACGCTCGCCGACTCGTACCCGACCGTCGAGTTCGACCCGGAGCGCCCGACGCACGAGGCGGTGCGGGAGGCGGTCGCGGCCGCCGATCTCCCGGCCGACAGCGACGACGGAACGCTCGTCTGCTATCAGACCGGTGCGGTCGGCATCGAGCCGATCATCTACGTCCTCGCGCCGACTGCGTCCGAGGCGGCCGCGATCGTCCGGAAAATCGTGTGAGCGAGACGCGGCGGTCCGCGGCTCTCGTCTGGGGGTAGCCCGTGATCGGTCTTCATTACCGTCCCGGTCGAAGACATCGTATGAGCGATCTCGACGCGGTTCGGATGGACGCAGACGAGCGCGACGAGTTCCTCGGACGGGCGGGAACGGGAGTCCTCTCTCTGTCGACGGCCGACGGCGATCCCCCGCACTCGGTCCCGGTCTCGTACGGGTACGACCCTGTCGAGGCGGTGTTTTATTTCCGGCTGGCCGTCGGAGAGGGAAGCGGAAAGGCGGAGCCGACGGAGCGCGACGCTACGTTCGTCACCTACGGAGAGCGCGGCGATCGGTGGGAGAGCGTGGTCGCGAGCGGCCGGTTGGTGTCGACGGCGGACGAGTCCCTCTCGACGGAGGCGCTCGCCGGGCTCGAACGGACGAGTCGGATCCCGATGGTCGACGTCTTCGGCGAACCGACGAGCCAAGTGGCGTTCGAGTTCTATCGGCTCGATCCCGACCGGCTCACCGGTCGGGCCGAACGGTCGATGGAGCCCTGACGAGCACCTCTCGGACGCCGTCGCGAGCGGTCGCGGACGGCGCTCGTCCGCGCGGCCGGGTGCGGGCTCGGCACCGATGGGGCGATCCGCCTCGATCGGACCCGGAAATCAGCGGGCTTTAGGCCCGTATCCACGATAACACGATCAGACCACATGAGCCACGACGACTTCCCCACCGACCACCCGGCGGTGGTGACCTGTGGGTTGCCGTACGCCAACGGCGACCTCCACATCGGCCACCTCCGCACCTACGTCGGCGGCGACGTGTTCAGCCGCGCGCTCAACCGCCTCGGACAGGAGACCGCGTTCGTCTCCGGCTCCGACATGCACGGCACGCCAGTCGCGGTCAACGCCGAAAAGGAGGGCGTCTCGCCCGAGTCGTTCGCGCTCGACTGGCACGAGACGTACGCCGAGACGTTCCCGAAGTTCAACGTCGAGTTCGACAACTACGGCCACACGCACGACGAGACAAACACGCAGACGACCCAAGGGCTCGTCCGCGACCTAGAGGAGGGCGGTCACCTCTACGAGAAGGATATCATGGTCGCGTACGACCCGGTCGACGACCAGTATCTCCCCGACCGGTACGTCGAGGGGACCTGCCCGTACTGCGGCGCGCACGCCCGCGGCGACGAGTGCGACGAGGGATGCCAGCGCCACCTCGAACCCGGCGAGGTCGAAGACCCCGTCTCGACTATCTCCGGGAACCCCGCCGAGTACCGCGAGCGCACGCACAAGTTCTTCGAGGTCTCGGCGTTCGCCGACTACCTCTCCGACTTTCTCGACCGGCTCGAAGGGACCTCGAACGCCCGGAACCAGCCCCGCGAGTGGATAGAGCAGGGACTCCAAGACTGGTGTATCACCCGCGACATGGACTGGGGGATCGACTACCCGGGGGGCGAGGCGACGGAGTCGCCTCGGGGAGGCGGTGAAACCGCCGACCACGACCTCGTCTTGTACGTCTGGGTCGACGCGCCGATCGAGTACATCTCCTCAACCAAACAGTACTCGGGGCGCGTCGGCGCGGACGCCTTCGACTGGGAGGCGGCGTGGAAAGAGAACGCCAGCGACGAGCACCCGGAGGGCGGCGAAATAATCCACGTGATCGGCCGCGACATCATCCAGCACCACACGATCTTCTGGCCCGCCATGCTGGAGGCGACCGGTCACGCGGAGCCGCGCGCGGTGATGGCGAGCGGGTTCGTCACGCTCGGCGGTAAGGGCTTTTCGACGAGCCGCGACCGCGCCGTCTGGGCCGACGAGTACCTGGAGGAGGGATTCCATCCCGACCCGCTGCGCTACTACCTCGCGACCAACGGCGGGTTCCAGCAGGACGTGGACTTCTCGTGGGAGAAGTTCGCAGACCGCGTGAACACCGAACTCGTCGGGACCGTCGGCAACTTCCTCTACCGCTCGCTCCTCTTTGCCCACCGCAACTACGATGAGGCACCGATCGCCGAGGCGACGAGCGACGAGGTCGAAGAGCGAATCGAGGAGGCGATAGCCGCCGTCGAGGCAGCGGTCAACGACTACTCCGTGCGCGCGCTCGGCGACGCCGTCACCGGCCTCGCGCGCTTCGGCAACGAGTACATCCAGCGGAGCGAGCCGTGGAAGCTCGTCGACGACGAGCCCGAGGAGGCCGCGCAGGTCATCCACGACTGCGTCGCGCTCGCGAAGGCGATCGCGGTCCTCTTCGAGCCGATCGCCCCCGAGAAGTGCGAGCGCCTCTGGGACCAGCTCGGTGAGGACGGCTCCGTCCACGAGGTCACCGTCGAAGCCGCTCGCGAGGGCCCCGCGGGCGACCTCGCGGAGCCGACCGAGCTGTTCGCACAGATCGAAGACGAGCGCGTCGAGGCGCTGAACGAGAAGCTCGAATCGCGCGTCGCGGAGGCCGAAAGCGACGACGGCGAACGCGATGCGGACGACGGCGGAGACAGCGACAGCACCGACGACGGCAGCGGAGACCACGACGACACCGACGACATGACCGACATCGAACCCCTCAGCGACGACCGCATCAGCTTCGACCAGTTCCAGGAACTCGACATCCGGGTGGGCCGGATCGAAGAGGCCGAAGGCATCGAGGGCGCGGACGACCTCCTCCGTCTCCGCGTCGACCTCGGGGCGGAGACGCGGACGATCGTCGCAGGGCTCAAACAGCTTCACGACGTCGACGACCTGCCCGACACGAAGGTGATCGTCCTCGCGAACATGGAGAAGGCGGAGCTGTTCGGCGTCGAGTCGAACGGGATGGTGCTCGCGGCGGGCGAGGAGGCGGACCTCCTCACGACCTACGAGGACGCCGCTCCCGGAACGAAAGTGAAGTGAGACGCGGTCCGTAGACCGATTCTCGTGCCGGGTCGCCCGCCTCAGGCGTCGAGCACTTCGATCAGGTTCCCTTCGGGGTCGACGACGAACAGGATAGTCGTGCCGCTCGACGTGGTCCGCGGCGGCGACAGCGTCTCGACGTCGTCGTCGAGGTCGGCGTAGAACGCCTCTACGTCGTCGACGGAGAGCCCGAGGTGGACCGCTCCCGGCCGGTTCAGTTCGGGGTCGGGCTCCGGCTCGCCTCGCGGGTCGTACGCCACGAGTTCGACGATCGCGCCGTCGGCGTCGAGGTGCGCGAACGACGCGGACGCCCCCTCCACGCCGACCGCCTCCGCGAAGGCATCGCCGCCCACCGGGAACTCGGCGACGACGTCGAGCCCGAACGTATCGGTGTAAAACTCGACCGCGCGGTCGAGGTCGGAGACGGTGACGCCGACGTGGTGTGCGGTCGGATCGGACGCGGACGGTGGATCGGACGCAGGCGAGGAGTCGGTCACAGATGGTGAGTCGGTCACGGATCGGCGATCGGCGACGGCGGAAAAAACGGTGTCGACCTGTCTTACATCCCCATGTCAGCGGCGGCCTCGGGGACGGGGAGGTCGCCGACCGCGACGCCGAGCAGCTCGGCGGCGTGATCGAGTGCCATGTCGAAGCCGTAGTACCGCTCCAGTTCGTCCCCGTCGGGTCCGGTCCGGACCTTCAGCATCGCGTAGCCGTCGACGTTCTGGGCGACCGTCGCAGTCCCGCCGTCTGCGAAAAAGCTGAGCAGTCGCTCGCCGTTCGTCTCCTCGTAGCGCGCGGTGATCCCGTTCGCCTCCGCGGCCGTGGTGTCTCCCATACGCGCGACACGGACCGAACGCTGTCGTATCTGTCGGTTCCACTCACGGTGGTTCCATCTGCTTTTTTCTCCGCTACGTCCGCTCCGTCGAGTGACCGTCGCCGCGCGGGTCGACGGCGACGAGGGTGCGGCCGGGGCGTCGCCGCGCGGGTCGACGGCGACGAGGGTGCGGCCGGGGCGTCGCCGCTACCGCGGGTCCCAGCCGTGAAACGACGTGCCCTCCTCTAAGTCGAGATCGAAGGCGTCGATCATCTGTCCGAGCGCACCGTAGGCACCCGCTATCGCGGCGATTCCGACAACCGCGTCGTCCTCGTACAGCGCGGCGATCTCGGCGTGGACGATCGCATCGACCTCGTTGCGGGCCACCGCCAGCGCGTACTCTAGAAGCGTTGCCTCGTCGTCGTCGAGCGAGGCGAGGTCGCCACGTCCGACCGCGGCGATGTCGTCGTCGACGATCCCCACCTCGCGAGCGATGTTGACGTGCTGGTGCCACTCGTATCGGTTTCCCGCCTCGGCGGCGACCGCGAGGATCACGAGTTCCCGTTCTCGGTCCGTGAGTCCGCTGTCCGTCCACAGCGATCCGAAGAATGACCGGAGTCCGACGAGCACGTCGGGGTTGTTGCCGATCGACTCGTAGACGTGCATGGGCTTCCCCTGCAGCGACGACTGGAGGAGGTCCTCGTGTTCGTCCGGGACGTCAGACGCGTCGGCGTATGGTACGCGGGCCATAGTCCTCTCTCACAGAGCACGGGGATAGCTGTGTGCGCCTCGGTGGCGTTGGCCGGGACTGTCGATGGCGGGTCTCACCGGGGGCGACGGAGGCGATCGCGGCCGCGCGCTGCGCGTCTCGGCGTCGGCGATGGTAACCTTAAGGGGCGAACCGACCCAACCACGCGTAATGAACGCTGAGGTATCGCGGCGGCGGGCGTGGCTGATCGCCGCGCGGCCGCAGACGCTGCCCGCGGCGGCCGCGCCCGTGATCGTCGGCGTCGGACTGGCGGTCGACGCCGGCGTGTTCGCCCCGCTTCCCGCGGTGGCGGCGCTCGTCGGTGCGGCGCTGATCCAGGTGGGGACGAACTTCGCGAACGACTACTACGACGCGATCCAGGGCGCGGACACCGACGACCGCGAGGGGTTCACCCGCGTGGTCGCTAGCGGACTCATCGAACCCCACGAAGTGAAGCGGGCGATGTGGCTCACGTTCGCGACCGCGATCGCCGTCGGGACCTACCTCGTCGCCGTCGGCGGCGTCCCGATCCTCGTGATCGGGCTCGCGTCCGTGGCCGCCGGTATCGCCTACACGGGCGGCCCGTACCCGCTGGGGTACCACGGGCTCGGCGACGTGTTCGTGTTCGTCTTCTTCGGCGTGATCGCCGTGACGGGCACCTACTACGTGCAGGCCGCGGCGCTCGCCGCCGGCGCGTTCCCGCTGTGGGTTCCGCCCGGAACCGTCACGCCCGCCGCGGTAGCCGCCAGCCTCCCGATCGCCGCGCTCTCGACGAACATCCTCGTCGTCAACAACGTCCGCGACCGCGACGAGGACGCCGAGACGGGGAAACGCACCCTCGCGGTGCGGTTCGGCTACCGATTCTCGCGCGCGCAGTTCTGCGCGCTGCTCGCGCTCGCGTACGCCGTCCCGTTCTGGTTCGTCGCGAACGGGTACGGGTTCGCCGCGCTCCTCCCGCTCGTCACGCTCCCGATCGCCGCCGCGGTCGCCCGGACCGTCCTGACGGAGACGGCCGGCGACGCGCTCAACCCGGCGCTCGAATCGACCGGCAAGCTCCTCGCGGCGTACGCCGTCGCGTTCGCCGTCGGGATCGCGCTGTGACCCGGGCGTCGCTGCGCCCGTTCGCGCTCGAACTGGCGCGCCCGCTCGACACCGCCCGCGGACCGATCCGCGAGCGCGAGGGGTACGTCGTTTCCGTCGCCCCGGACGAG
Protein-coding sequences here:
- a CDS encoding pyridoxamine 5'-phosphate oxidase family protein; the protein is MSDLDAVRMDADERDEFLGRAGTGVLSLSTADGDPPHSVPVSYGYDPVEAVFYFRLAVGEGSGKAEPTERDATFVTYGERGDRWESVVASGRLVSTADESLSTEALAGLERTSRIPMVDVFGEPTSQVAFEFYRLDPDRLTGRAERSMEP
- a CDS encoding thiamine-phosphate synthase family protein, with translation MRFIEEVVVDEFLPTVRSMLAEDLRERGFTQLEVADALGISQSAVSKYAHGEVARHERVVADDRVRDLVDRVGEGLAAGDLTPVGALVEIEVLIRRLEEGDLLADLHEEAMPALSDADVEFSVHDPDSGLRERERVLGSVRRGLRTLTNASGFAGLIPNVGANVVECLDDATTVDDVAAVPGRLVDVKGQAMVPGEPEFGVSEHVASVLLAAREAGSTARGAVNLRYDPETVETLADSYPTVEFDPERPTHEAVREAVAAADLPADSDDGTLVCYQTGAVGIEPIIYVLAPTASEAAAIVRKIV
- a CDS encoding 1,4-dihydroxy-2-naphthoate polyprenyltransferase, with product MNAEVSRRRAWLIAARPQTLPAAAAPVIVGVGLAVDAGVFAPLPAVAALVGAALIQVGTNFANDYYDAIQGADTDDREGFTRVVASGLIEPHEVKRAMWLTFATAIAVGTYLVAVGGVPILVIGLASVAAGIAYTGGPYPLGYHGLGDVFVFVFFGVIAVTGTYYVQAAALAAGAFPLWVPPGTVTPAAVAASLPIAALSTNILVVNNVRDRDEDAETGKRTLAVRFGYRFSRAQFCALLALAYAVPFWFVANGYGFAALLPLVTLPIAAAVARTVLTETAGDALNPALESTGKLLAAYAVAFAVGIAL
- the dcd gene encoding dCTP deaminase, which gives rise to MILSDADILSRLADGDLAIEPLDDIDQQVQPASVDLRLGERFLEFQRTNIPCIHPTEADEVGEYVTETTVDQGDEFILHPGDFVLGTTAERVAIPDDLVAHVEGRSSLGRLAIVVHATAGLCDPGYEGQITLELSNLGTAPVALSPGMRVSQLTFTELKSPADRPYGAERGSKYQNQDGPQASRIGDDPEFSGDGPEGDAR
- a CDS encoding thiamine pyrophosphate-dependent dehydrogenase E1 component subunit alpha, whose amino-acid sequence is MDEHGTDPLADEDVVRVLDADGRPLPDATVPDLTDDRFRAIYRDLVVTRRFDERAVSLQRQGRIGTYAPCAGQEGSAVGSTHALADRDLISYQYREHGAIVVRDLLTEYLPYWMGHEVGTEAIAAGNVFPLNIGIAAHIPHAVGASWAFDYRDEDRLVACHFGGGATSEGDFHEAMNFAGVFDTPTLFCCHANGWAISIPEADQTASETFAQKADAYGFDGVRVDGMDPLASYAVTREAAKRARAGGDGSDATASDDAPPRPALIEFVEYRFGAHTTADDPTVYRDEDEVEPWRALDPIDRMETFLRETGRIDDEGVAAIHEEADEIVADAIDAAESIEADPADMFDHAYAELPPELRRQRDELLAAVDEHGEDAFLRE
- the metG gene encoding methionine--tRNA ligase, translated to MSHDDFPTDHPAVVTCGLPYANGDLHIGHLRTYVGGDVFSRALNRLGQETAFVSGSDMHGTPVAVNAEKEGVSPESFALDWHETYAETFPKFNVEFDNYGHTHDETNTQTTQGLVRDLEEGGHLYEKDIMVAYDPVDDQYLPDRYVEGTCPYCGAHARGDECDEGCQRHLEPGEVEDPVSTISGNPAEYRERTHKFFEVSAFADYLSDFLDRLEGTSNARNQPREWIEQGLQDWCITRDMDWGIDYPGGEATESPRGGGETADHDLVLYVWVDAPIEYISSTKQYSGRVGADAFDWEAAWKENASDEHPEGGEIIHVIGRDIIQHHTIFWPAMLEATGHAEPRAVMASGFVTLGGKGFSTSRDRAVWADEYLEEGFHPDPLRYYLATNGGFQQDVDFSWEKFADRVNTELVGTVGNFLYRSLLFAHRNYDEAPIAEATSDEVEERIEEAIAAVEAAVNDYSVRALGDAVTGLARFGNEYIQRSEPWKLVDDEPEEAAQVIHDCVALAKAIAVLFEPIAPEKCERLWDQLGEDGSVHEVTVEAAREGPAGDLAEPTELFAQIEDERVEALNEKLESRVAEAESDDGERDADDGGDSDSTDDGSGDHDDTDDMTDIEPLSDDRISFDQFQELDIRVGRIEEAEGIEGADDLLRLRVDLGAETRTIVAGLKQLHDVDDLPDTKVIVLANMEKAELFGVESNGMVLAAGEEADLLTTYEDAAPGTKVK
- a CDS encoding VOC family protein; translated protein: MTDSPSVTDSSPASDPPSASDPTAHHVGVTVSDLDRAVEFYTDTFGLDVVAEFPVGGDAFAEAVGVEGASASFAHLDADGAIVELVAYDPRGEPEPDPELNRPGAVHLGLSVDDVEAFYADLDDDVETLSPPRTTSSGTTILFVVDPEGNLIEVLDA
- a CDS encoding NAD(P)/FAD-dependent oxidoreductase, which produces MDGDATVVGGGLSGLVAAARLADAGADVTLFERRPTVGGRVRTETVDGFTLDRGFQVLFTGYPAVERELGSDGIDDLDLRRFAPGATICRPGSRAVLADPIRDPRHALASLRNDEVSFSDKLRTLALRYDLDRRDERDFFSGPDASIREYLRSWGFADEYLANFVEPFYGGITLDRTLSTSKHVFEYTFRAMSRGSIGVPAAGMAALPEALAARARSAGVEIRTGAAVESVRTEEGGRLPFRSGSSDAGRAVVELEDGSTRESDVVVVAASPPEARKLTSVDAIPTEGVPNVTGWYALPADAAPESGSRILLNAAGESPNAVVPMSTVAPEYAPDDRALLAATFLGDGPLRRPADALRDDVRDALHAWFPGEDFSALETVDVHRIRFAQFAQPPGVHATLPGADDPEGPVVIAGDYTEWSSIQGAMESGRTAAEAARAYL
- a CDS encoding carboxymuconolactone decarboxylase family protein → MARVPYADASDVPDEHEDLLQSSLQGKPMHVYESIGNNPDVLVGLRSFFGSLWTDSGLTDRERELVILAVAAEAGNRYEWHQHVNIAREVGIVDDDIAAVGRGDLASLDDDEATLLEYALAVARNEVDAIVHAEIAALYEDDAVVGIAAIAGAYGALGQMIDAFDLDLEEGTSFHGWDPR